A DNA window from Vigna unguiculata cultivar IT97K-499-35 chromosome 10, ASM411807v1, whole genome shotgun sequence contains the following coding sequences:
- the LOC114165603 gene encoding involucrin-like, with the protein MASNEEGKISLKYWVDDKKERVIVAEASGELVDVLFSFLTLPLGTIIRLWDTSEQQQRRENTSEQQEGPGCINNLCPSFKDILGLRNNSQQQVGRENISEQLVGRGNTSEEQEGRDNNSEQQQRPDNSSEQQEGRENTSQQQQGRENTSQQQQVEHENTSEQQQRCENTSEQQIGHENNSEQQEGPGCINKLCHSFKDILGLRSKQQVGLVGLCCF; encoded by the exons ATGGCTTCCAACGAAGAGGGAAAAATCTCTTTGAAATATTGGGTTGACGATAAAAAAGAACGTGTAATTGTGGCGGAAGCAAGTGGGGAGTTGGTAGATGTTCTCTTCAGTTTCCTTACCCTTCCATTGGGAACTATTATTCGGCTTTGGGACACCTCTGAACAACAACAAAGGCGTGAGAACACCTCTGAACAACAAGAAGGACCTGGTTGCATCAACAATCTGTGCCCGAGTTTTAAGGATATTTTGGGACTTCGGAACAACTCTCAACAACAAGTAGGACGTGAGAACATCTCTGAACAACTAGTAGGGCGTGGGAACACCTCTGAGGAACAAGAAGGGCGCGATAACAACTCTGAGCAACAACAAAGGCCTGACAACAGCTCTGAACAACAAGAAGGGCGTGAGAACACCTCTCAACAACAACAAGGACGTGAGAACACCTCTCAACAACAACAAGTAGAGCATGAGAACACCTCTGAACAACAACAAAGGTGTGAGAACACCTCTGAACAACAAATAGGGCATGAGAACAACTCCGAACAACAAGAAGGACCTGGTTGCATCAACAAGCTGTGCCACAGTTTTAAGGATATTTTGGGGCTTCGGTCTAAACAACAAGTAGGGCTTG TTGGACTCTGTTGTTTTTAG
- the LOC114166409 gene encoding uncharacterized protein LOC114166409 has protein sequence MLHSPRNPLESSCQRLKVKVDDTKPTKYFMCLNCSSKESKLLVSSFSAKKCDCGSFIKEIEMLEEHGGDDGVFVKGKAMFLIYDDLTVRRSSPSESIKSPLKLGHKKLENQIVEHLDRKKILNILKQALTSKTPLSDVLLGKESKRSVSFSRVIGSSGSKDYLEIKVMVSKAKNKILFVEADGDFVDFLASFLTTPLGSIMNLKSNNFSFCLIPLLASILKIKNGKLSLGCIRNLYKSVKNLDPSWFIESSNRSLLNPKVAPHFGCERNPLLNANQYDTAKYWYGLREMKNEKGRIISEKRMISKKRDMLQQPKDIKLLDPRSSDRARKDGVGFMKRPCLFVVNDDLTVLPMTTTSSIPCSFMDDTPFTKLEEHLVKIKKSEAINLLRASLTSDKGAFTRSLSFLLWTWRFQRLIPGWSFFRRKRIKWEEKRKRQKREKDIDLNDKKEKKKQSVVESKREKEENNNNSVQNTKEEVKPKSVGDK, from the exons ATGTTGCATTCTCCGCGCAACCCCTTAGAGAGCTCTTGCCAGAGACTAAAAGTGAAAGTGGATGATACAAAACCCACAAAGTATTTCATGTGTCTTAACTGTTCAAGTAAAGAAAGTAAATTGTTGGTGAGTTCTTTTTCTGCTAAAAAGTGCGACTGCGGGTCATTCATCAAAGAAATAGAAATGCTGGAAGAGCATGGTGGTGACGATGGTGTTTTTGTCAAAGGAAAGGCCATGTTCTTGATCTATGATGACTTGACAGTGCGCCGAAGCTCTCCAAGTGAATCCATTAAATCACCCCTCAAACTTGGACACAAAAAACTCGAAAACCAGATAGTAGAGCATCTTGACAGGAAAAAG ATACTAAACATACTGAAGCAAGCATTAACCTCCAAAACCCCGCTTAGTGATGTATTATTAGGAAAGGAGTCCAAGCGATCGGTCTCATTCTCACGAGTTATTGGCTCCAGTGGTTCCAAAGATTATTTAGAAATCAAGGTAATGGTGAGCAAAGCAAAGAACAAGATTCTATTTGTTGAAGCAGATGGAGATTTTGTCGATTTTCTAGCCAGCTTCCTCACAACACCTCTTGGATCTATTATGAACCTTAAGAgtaacaatttttccttttgcctcATACCACTTCTTGCATCTATTCTGAAGATTAAGAATGGCAAATTGTCGTTGGGTTGCATTCGTAACTTATACAAAAGTGTGAAGAATCTGGATCCATCGTGGTTCATAGAGTCATCAAACAGATCCTTACTGAATCCAAAGGTGGCTCCTCATTTTGGTTGTGAGAGAAATCCACTATTGAATGCAAATCAATATGACACTGCCAAATATTGGTATGGCCTtagagaaatgaaaaatgagaagGGTCGTATCATCTCTGAAAAAAGAATGATTTCAAAGAAACGCGATATGCTACAACAACCAAAAGATATCAAACTTTTGGACCCAAGATCTTCCGATAGAGCAAGAAAAGATGGTGTGGGATTTATGAAGAGGCCGTGTCTATTTGTTGTGAATGATGATCTGACAGTGTTACCAATGACAACTACTTCAAGTATTCCATGTTCATTTATGGATGACACCCCGTTTACTAAATTGGAGGAACATTTGGTGAAAATAAAGAAGTCAGAG GCAATAAACCTCTTGAGGGCTTCTTTAACATCCGACAAAGGTGCTTTTACTCGGAGCCTATCCTTCTTATTGTGGACTTGGAGATTCCAAAGACTCATTCCAGGTTGGAGTTTCTTTAGAAGGAAGAGAATAAAAtgggaagaaaaaagaaaaagacaaaaacgTGAGAAAGATATCGACTTAAATgataagaaagagaaaaagaaacaaagtgttgtagAATCTAAAAGGGAGAAGGAAGAGAACAATAATAATTCAGTGCAGAATACAAAGGAAGAAGTCAAACCCAAAAGTGTGGGTGATAAGTGA